The Paenibacillus sp. MBLB1832 genome has a window encoding:
- a CDS encoding DHA2 family efflux MFS transporter permease subunit: MSTPGKDDLQHVRFWPIMIAIFFGSFVSILSMSTINIAIPMLSEHFHSDLSIIQWTITGFMLASGTIAPITGYLGEKFSYKRLYALALIGFTVFSLLCALAWDSSSLIVFRIIQGAFSGLIMPATMTIVYQVIPREKQPIAISLWSLAAMMAPAIGPTLSGWLLQNWSWHWLFLMNIPVGVIAVILVLRLIPYYRLAVPKKFDSIGLITVVISSLSLLVGFSQGHAWGWTSARILGLFAFGVVVLLLFIWRELSVESPLLNLRVMKNTRFSLSLLISSIVTISLYSGTFLTPIFLQNIQHVTPLDTGLILLPASLVMALSMPIVGKLYSIVGPRVLIFTGITLIAVGTLTLSWLSTDVSRSYILFWMIVRNLGIACAMMPSSNAAMEQIPRTMTGHATSINNWVRNVFGSLAIALFTSVLSSQTVTHSKELALGGMKDKIQLGSHAFTMGVNDVYLLATFIVLAALPLSLFIRKNTSTPNKPSTASEPAVTAPRASKA; encoded by the coding sequence TTGAGTACACCAGGTAAAGATGATTTACAGCATGTCCGTTTCTGGCCCATTATGATCGCGATCTTCTTCGGATCTTTCGTTTCTATTTTAAGCATGAGTACGATTAATATTGCCATACCGATGCTGAGTGAGCATTTTCATTCAGATCTAAGCATTATTCAGTGGACCATCACAGGGTTCATGTTAGCCAGCGGCACAATCGCTCCGATTACAGGTTATTTAGGAGAAAAATTTAGTTATAAGCGCTTATATGCCCTAGCTTTGATTGGGTTTACCGTGTTTTCGCTCCTATGTGCGTTAGCTTGGGATTCTTCATCGCTGATTGTTTTCCGTATTATTCAAGGTGCCTTCAGCGGTTTGATTATGCCAGCAACGATGACCATCGTGTATCAAGTGATTCCCCGTGAAAAACAACCGATCGCGATTTCCCTCTGGTCCTTGGCCGCCATGATGGCGCCTGCGATTGGCCCTACCTTAAGCGGTTGGTTATTGCAAAATTGGAGCTGGCACTGGTTGTTCCTCATGAACATCCCTGTCGGTGTCATCGCAGTCATTCTCGTCTTACGGTTAATTCCATACTATCGTCTAGCTGTTCCTAAAAAGTTTGATTCCATCGGCCTCATTACTGTCGTTATTAGCTCTTTATCCTTGCTTGTCGGCTTCTCCCAAGGTCATGCGTGGGGCTGGACGTCCGCTCGCATCCTAGGCTTATTCGCCTTCGGCGTTGTCGTTCTGCTTCTGTTCATTTGGCGCGAATTAAGTGTTGAGTCGCCATTATTGAACTTACGCGTGATGAAAAACACCCGCTTTTCCCTGTCGCTGCTCATTTCGAGTATCGTGACGATTAGTCTTTATTCCGGCACGTTCTTGACGCCGATTTTCTTGCAAAACATTCAACACGTTACCCCGCTGGACACTGGATTAATCCTACTTCCTGCATCGCTGGTCATGGCGCTTAGCATGCCAATTGTCGGCAAGCTGTATAGCATCGTTGGGCCTCGTGTGTTAATCTTTACAGGGATTACGCTCATTGCCGTCGGTACGCTTACATTAAGTTGGTTGAGCACGGATGTCTCCCGCAGCTACATCTTGTTCTGGATGATCGTTCGCAACCTCGGGATTGCCTGCGCCATGATGCCATCGAGCAATGCTGCGATGGAACAGATTCCGAGAACGATGACGGGTCATGCGACTTCGATCAATAACTGGGTTCGTAACGTGTTCGGATCGCTGGCCATTGCCCTGTTCACTTCCGTATTGTCTTCACAAACGGTTACACACAGCAAAGAGCTTGCCCTTGGCGGCATGAAGGATAAAATTCAACTCGGTTCCCATGCTTTCACGATGGGCGTAAACGATGTGTACTTGCTTGCTACCTTTATCGTGTTAGCCGCTTTACCGCTGAGCCTATTCATCCGTAAAAATACTTCTACGCCAAATAAACCATCTACGGCGTCTGAACCTGCTGTGACGGCGCCTCGCGCGTCCAAAGCATAA
- a CDS encoding Gfo/Idh/MocA family protein, whose protein sequence is MHLDKVRWGIIGCGNVTEVKSGPALQKAEGSELVAVMRRNGALAADYAQRHGVAKWYDDAAALVHDPDVNAVYVATPPGSHHEYSLLALQAGKPVYVEKPMARNHAECQDMIAASEAAGVPLFVAYYRRGLPKFVEIKRLLDSGVIGDVRFVHSTYLQTLRTYEEGTEPWRIQPELSGGGLFVDLASHTLDILDYLLGPIGEVKGFASNQSGGLKQVEDIVTTSYAFESGVMGTGVWSFSSYTHQDVNEIVGSRGKLSFSTFSGDLRIELADGSVEERNIPNPAHVQQPLIQTVVDELRGIGRSPSTGRSAARTNRVMDELLRDFYRAR, encoded by the coding sequence ATTCATTTGGATAAGGTACGTTGGGGAATTATTGGATGCGGAAATGTGACCGAGGTCAAAAGCGGTCCCGCCCTCCAGAAGGCAGAGGGGTCGGAACTGGTCGCCGTCATGCGCCGTAATGGCGCACTGGCCGCTGACTATGCGCAGCGACACGGCGTCGCCAAGTGGTACGACGATGCGGCAGCGCTCGTACATGACCCAGACGTGAATGCCGTGTATGTGGCGACACCGCCAGGCTCGCATCATGAATACTCGCTGCTGGCGCTGCAAGCGGGCAAGCCTGTCTATGTGGAGAAGCCGATGGCTCGCAATCATGCGGAATGCCAGGACATGATCGCGGCGTCAGAAGCCGCGGGCGTGCCTTTGTTCGTTGCGTACTATCGCAGAGGGCTGCCAAAATTCGTGGAGATCAAACGATTGCTGGACAGCGGCGTCATTGGAGATGTGCGGTTCGTGCATTCTACGTATCTGCAGACGCTGAGGACCTATGAAGAAGGAACTGAGCCATGGCGCATTCAGCCAGAGCTGTCAGGCGGCGGGCTGTTCGTTGATTTAGCTAGTCATACGCTGGATATTCTAGATTACTTGCTTGGGCCGATCGGCGAGGTGAAGGGCTTTGCCAGCAACCAGTCTGGCGGGCTGAAGCAGGTTGAGGATATCGTCACGACGAGCTATGCATTCGAGTCAGGTGTCATGGGTACGGGAGTTTGGAGCTTCAGCTCCTACACCCATCAGGACGTGAATGAAATTGTCGGCAGCCGCGGCAAACTATCGTTCTCCACCTTCAGCGGCGATCTGCGCATCGAGCTGGCGGACGGTTCCGTCGAGGAACGGAACATTCCGAATCCCGCGCACGTCCAACAGCCGCTGATTCAGACTGTCGTTGACGAGCTTAGAGGCATCGGTCGCAGCCCGAGCACAGGGCGTTCAGCCGCGCGCACCAATCGCGTTATGGATGAATTGTTACGCGACTTCTACCGCGCGCGCTAA